The DNA window CAGATAATAACGAACGGCTGAAGTTTTATCTGATGTGGGCCAATCATGATGCCAAAGGTGTATGGAATCACCAAAAATATGATTTAGATTCTGTTATTTGGAAAGGGACGGTAGACTGGAAGAATTTTAAGACCATTGTGGACAGGGTAATCAATAAATATTTCAAACATCCTTCTTACTTGAAAATCAAAGGAGAACCTGTTTTTTCCATTTACCATCTAGAAAATCTTATAAGCAGTTTTGATGGTATCGAAGGAACAAAAGAAGCTTTGAAGCATTTTCGGAGTAAAGTAAAGGAAGCGGGTTTTCCGGGTTTACATCTGCAATTGATTGGAAGAGCAAGAAATGATGAACCCTTTTTATTGGGTGGAAAATACGGAGAGAAATATAATATCAAAGAACTTGTCACGGAGCTTGGCGCAAATAGTGTTACTTCATACCAATGGGTTCACTATGGGTTGAATGAGGATTATATAAAATGGGGTGAGCAAGCTTTTTCACTAATGAATAAGTGGGATAAAACTCTGGAGATACCCTTTTCTCCTCATGTCTCCATTGGATGGGATAACACTCCACGGTATCCTCAAAAGGGAAAGGAGTCTGTTGTACATATTCATAATAACCCCGAAAGTTTTGCTGCTTATTTGCAGAAAGCAAAAGACTATGTGGATAATCATCCCGATGAGCCGAACCTGATCACAATAAATGCCTGGAACGAATGGGTTGAAGGAAGTTACCTTGAGCCTGATATGCGGTGGGGATATGGATATCTCGAAGCGGTGGAAAAAATAATGAAAGGCACATATGACCAATATCATCGTGAATAACGCTTTTGGACAGCAACTGGTTGGCCTGCTATGGCTGCATTTTATGAAACAAAAATGAATTCACCTGTACCGGTTAGCATTCTCTTAGAAGAATTTTTTTATATGGAATAACCAAGCACAAATCAAAAAAAGACTAATAATCATG is part of the Bacteroidales bacterium genome and encodes:
- a CDS encoding glycoside hydrolase family 99-like domain-containing protein; translation: MKDDNSDRQVYDEDYTVAAYYWPSTHDEPRSRKVFWSEGIGEWEMIKKTEPRFKGHYQPRQPLWGYEMGNNPQDMEKKIAAAADHGVDAFIFDWYWYDGEPFLEETVNKGFLKADNNERLKFYLMWANHDAKGVWNHQKYDLDSVIWKGTVDWKNFKTIVDRVINKYFKHPSYLKIKGEPVFSIYHLENLISSFDGIEGTKEALKHFRSKVKEAGFPGLHLQLIGRARNDEPFLLGGKYGEKYNIKELVTELGANSVTSYQWVHYGLNEDYIKWGEQAFSLMNKWDKTLEIPFSPHVSIGWDNTPRYPQKGKESVVHIHNNPESFAAYLQKAKDYVDNHPDEPNLITINAWNEWVEGSYLEPDMRWGYGYLEAVEKIMKGTYDQYHRE